In Nostoc sp. CENA543, a single genomic region encodes these proteins:
- the smpB gene encoding SsrA-binding protein SmpB, translating into MSDKSESYKVISDNRQARYLYEILETYEAGIQLTGTEVKSIRAGKVNLQDGYALIRDGEIWLINVHISPYTASGQYFNHEPRRTRKLLLHRQEIRKLIGKVEQQGLTLVPLKMYLKRGWVKISIALGKGKKLHDKREDLKRRQDQRDIQRAMKNY; encoded by the coding sequence ATGAGTGATAAGAGCGAAAGTTACAAAGTTATCAGTGATAATCGACAAGCCCGTTATTTGTATGAAATTCTAGAAACTTACGAAGCTGGAATTCAACTGACGGGAACAGAAGTCAAATCAATCCGTGCGGGTAAAGTGAATCTGCAAGATGGTTATGCTTTGATCCGTGATGGAGAAATCTGGCTAATTAACGTGCATATTTCTCCGTATACCGCTAGTGGTCAGTATTTTAACCATGAGCCACGCCGTACCCGCAAGTTGTTACTCCATCGCCAAGAAATTCGCAAACTCATCGGTAAAGTAGAACAACAGGGTTTGACATTAGTACCTTTAAAAATGTACCTCAAAAGGGGTTGGGTCAAAATTAGTATTGCCCTTGGTAAAGGTAAAAAGCTCCACGATAAGCGAGAAGACCTCAAACGCCGACAAGATCAGCGTGATATACAAAGGGCGATGAAAAATTATTAG
- a CDS encoding IctB family putative bicarbonate transporter: MNLVWQRLTLSYLPPKQYISTSYIHRLLVGLLFSWREASVLLQWGDVIAAALLSLVYALAPFVSSTLVGVLLIACVGFWLLMTLADQPTSLANSLVTPIHLLVLLYWGVAVVATALSPVKKAAITDLATLTLYLLLFALCARVLRSPRIRSVIITIYLHAALIVSVYGLRQWRYGAAQLATWVDPESPLSKTTRVYSYLGNPNLLAGYLVPAVVFSLVAIFVWQGWIKKSLALTMLIVNTLCLVLTYSRGGWIGLLVAMLATSALLVYWWSIQMPPFWRTWSLVILLGSLSFLLLVAVVFVEPVRLRVFSIFADRQDSSNNFRRNVWDAVFEMIGDRPIIGIGPGHNSFNKIYPLYQRPRYSALSAYSIFLEVAVETGFVGLACFLWLIIVTFNTALLQLRRLRQSSNLEGFWLIGAFATLLGMLAHGTVDTIWFRPEVNTLWWLMVALIASYWTPLTQDQAQAANSPQATAD; the protein is encoded by the coding sequence ATGAATTTAGTCTGGCAAAGGTTGACTTTATCGTATTTACCACCAAAACAATATATTTCCACTAGTTATATACATCGGTTGTTAGTGGGATTGTTGTTTTCTTGGCGGGAAGCTAGTGTGTTACTTCAGTGGGGAGATGTGATTGCAGCTGCCCTGTTGAGTCTTGTGTATGCACTTGCGCCTTTTGTGTCTAGCACTCTTGTTGGTGTATTGTTAATAGCCTGCGTAGGTTTTTGGCTATTGATGACTTTAGCTGATCAACCAACATCATTAGCTAATTCCCTGGTGACTCCAATTCATCTTTTGGTCTTGCTTTACTGGGGAGTGGCTGTAGTGGCTACAGCACTATCACCCGTCAAAAAAGCCGCAATCACAGATTTAGCGACCTTAACGCTGTATTTGTTGCTATTCGCCTTATGTGCCAGGGTATTGCGATCGCCTCGAATCCGGTCTGTAATAATTACCATCTACTTACATGCAGCACTGATTGTCAGTGTATATGGTCTGCGGCAATGGCGTTATGGTGCAGCCCAACTAGCCACTTGGGTAGATCCAGAGTCCCCCCTATCTAAAACCACTAGGGTTTATAGTTACTTAGGTAATCCTAACTTATTAGCCGGTTATCTTGTCCCGGCTGTGGTTTTTAGTCTGGTAGCTATTTTTGTTTGGCAAGGCTGGATTAAAAAGTCTTTAGCATTAACTATGCTAATTGTCAATACACTCTGCCTAGTTTTAACTTATAGCCGTGGTGGTTGGATTGGGTTACTGGTGGCAATGTTAGCGACGAGTGCTTTATTAGTCTACTGGTGGAGTATACAAATGCCCCCATTTTGGCGTACATGGTCACTGGTCATACTCTTAGGAAGTTTGTCTTTTCTATTGTTAGTCGCAGTTGTGTTTGTAGAACCAGTCCGACTGCGGGTGTTTAGCATTTTTGCCGATCGCCAAGATAGCAGTAATAACTTCCGTCGTAATGTCTGGGATGCTGTATTTGAAATGATCGGCGATCGCCCGATCATCGGTATTGGCCCAGGTCACAATTCCTTTAACAAAATCTATCCTCTCTACCAACGCCCTCGTTATAGTGCCTTGAGTGCCTATTCCATTTTCCTAGAGGTAGCTGTAGAAACTGGTTTTGTCGGTCTTGCCTGTTTTCTTTGGCTCATCATTGTCACCTTTAATACAGCCTTATTACAATTACGTCGCTTAAGGCAATCTAGTAATTTAGAAGGGTTTTGGTTAATTGGAGCGTTTGCCACTCTGTTAGGGATGCTGGCTCACGGTACAGTAGACACAATTTGGTTTCGTCCAGAAGTCAATACTCTCTGGTGGTTGATGGTAGCCTTAATTGCTAGCTACTGGACACCATTAACCCAAGACCAAGCTCAAGCAGCTAATTCGCCCCAAGCAACCGCCGACTAA
- the thiL gene encoding thiamine-phosphate kinase → MTKVKDIGEQGLLEKLQRFCPSEIIGDDAAVLVTDPEQSLVVTTDMLVDGVHFSHVTTSPEDAGWRAAAANLSDLAAMGASPLGITVGLGLPGDVNVSWVESLYQGMTECLQQYNTPIVGGDVVRSPITTISITAFGQVHPQKIIRRSAAKVGDAIVVTGVHGASHAGLQLLLNPEIGQNLTPEEKAALITAHQRPQPRLDVLPLLSAIFTFPCQIPIAGMDSSDGLADAVLQICRASGVGAVLDGGQIPLPTAFANWLTPEQALEYALYGGEDFELVLCLPPALAKHLIQMLDNNTAIIGTMTSHPQVILKHQDEKIPDRVLSLSQGFQHFSQ, encoded by the coding sequence ATGACTAAAGTTAAAGATATTGGCGAACAAGGGCTTCTAGAAAAATTACAGCGATTTTGTCCCTCGGAAATTATTGGTGATGATGCGGCGGTATTGGTAACAGATCCAGAACAATCTTTAGTTGTCACCACAGATATGTTAGTTGATGGTGTGCATTTTAGTCATGTTACTACTTCTCCTGAAGACGCGGGTTGGCGGGCTGCGGCTGCTAACTTATCCGATTTAGCAGCAATGGGTGCTTCACCTCTGGGTATCACTGTCGGACTAGGACTTCCGGGAGATGTTAACGTCAGTTGGGTGGAAAGCTTATATCAGGGAATGACAGAGTGCTTGCAACAATACAATACTCCCATTGTTGGCGGGGATGTGGTGCGATCGCCTATCACGACAATTTCCATCACCGCTTTTGGTCAAGTCCATCCCCAGAAAATTATCCGCCGTTCTGCTGCTAAAGTGGGAGATGCGATCGTCGTGACAGGTGTTCACGGCGCATCCCACGCAGGCTTACAACTGCTCTTAAATCCCGAAATAGGACAAAACCTCACACCAGAGGAAAAAGCGGCTTTAATCACAGCCCATCAGCGTCCCCAGCCACGATTAGATGTTTTACCCCTGCTATCTGCAATTTTTACATTTCCATGCCAGATTCCGATCGCTGGTATGGATAGCAGCGATGGTTTAGCAGATGCAGTATTACAAATCTGTCGCGCCAGTGGAGTTGGTGCTGTTTTAGACGGCGGGCAAATTCCTCTACCCACAGCTTTCGCTAATTGGTTAACTCCAGAACAAGCCCTAGAATACGCTTTATACGGTGGAGAAGACTTTGAATTAGTGCTGTGTTTACCACCAGCATTAGCAAAACATCTTATACAGATGTTAGACAACAATACAGCCATTATTGGCACTATGACATCTCATCCCCAAGTCATACTTAAGCATCAAGATGAAAAAATCCCTGACCGAGTTCTTAGTCTCAGCCAGGGATTTCAACATTTTAGTCAATAG
- the murB gene encoding UDP-N-acetylmuramate dehydrogenase, with translation MKISQAAGNACTVPDSTIEIPKRNDLSEGKIIYLPGTNCEVKSQASLSAHTSYRVGGAAEWYVAPQNIEALQASLQFAQENNLRVTTLGAGSNLLVSDRGISGLVIATRHLRYSHFDPATGQLTVAAGESIPSLALTAAQLGWQGFEWAVGIPGTVGGAVVMNAGAHSSCIADMLVSAEVLSPDGTISTLTPAELGYTYRTSLLQGGDRIVTQATFQLHPGADPAQVLAITKQHKQHRLSTQPYNYPSCGSVFRNPKPYAAGWLIEQTGLKGYQIGGAQVAHLHANFIVNRGGAKANDIFSLIRHIQHTVQENWSIWLEPEVKMIGEFQAVA, from the coding sequence ATGAAAATTTCCCAGGCCGCTGGAAACGCCTGCACAGTTCCCGATTCTACAATAGAAATACCGAAAAGAAATGATTTAAGTGAGGGTAAAATCATCTATTTACCTGGCACTAATTGCGAAGTCAAATCCCAAGCTTCATTATCTGCACATACTTCTTATCGAGTCGGGGGAGCAGCTGAATGGTATGTTGCCCCACAGAACATAGAAGCATTGCAAGCCAGTCTTCAATTTGCCCAAGAAAATAATTTAAGAGTTACTACTTTAGGTGCAGGCTCGAATTTATTAGTCAGCGATCGCGGTATCTCCGGTCTAGTAATTGCCACTCGTCATCTGCGCTACAGTCACTTTGACCCCGCCACGGGACAATTAACCGTCGCTGCTGGCGAATCTATCCCTAGTTTAGCTTTGACGGCTGCCCAACTAGGTTGGCAAGGTTTCGAGTGGGCTGTTGGTATCCCTGGTACGGTGGGTGGTGCGGTAGTTATGAACGCTGGCGCACACAGTAGCTGTATCGCAGATATGTTAGTGAGTGCTGAAGTTCTGTCTCCTGATGGTACAATCAGCACTCTTACCCCTGCAGAACTAGGTTATACCTATCGCACCTCCTTACTACAAGGAGGCGATCGCATCGTCACTCAAGCTACATTCCAATTGCACCCAGGAGCTGATCCCGCCCAAGTCCTAGCTATTACAAAACAACATAAACAACACCGTCTGAGTACACAACCCTACAACTATCCCAGTTGTGGTAGTGTATTCCGCAACCCCAAGCCTTATGCGGCTGGCTGGTTAATCGAACAAACGGGTTTAAAAGGCTATCAAATTGGTGGCGCGCAAGTAGCCCATCTCCACGCCAACTTTATTGTCAATCGTGGTGGAGCCAAAGCCAATGATATTTTTAGCCTCATTCGTCATATCCAACATACAGTACAAGAGAACTGGTCAATCTGGTTAGAACCAGAAGTAAAAATGATTGGTGAATTTCAGGCTGTAGCTTAA
- a CDS encoding low molecular weight protein-tyrosine-phosphatase: MPYKLLFVCLGNICRSPSAENIMNYLIDKDNLSDRILCDSAGTSSYHIGSPPDRRMSAAAATKLGIKLQGRARQFQKSDFQEFDLILAMDQDNYQDILSLDPTGQYHHKVHLMCEFCSQHTLKEVPDPYYGGTEGFNQVIDLLLDACDGLLQHIVSKP; this comes from the coding sequence ATGCCTTACAAATTGTTGTTTGTCTGCCTGGGGAACATCTGTCGTTCACCGTCGGCAGAAAACATCATGAATTATCTGATCGACAAGGATAATTTAAGCGATCGCATCCTTTGTGATTCAGCCGGTACATCTAGTTATCATATCGGCAGTCCACCTGACCGACGCATGAGTGCGGCGGCGGCAACGAAATTAGGAATTAAATTGCAAGGCAGGGCTAGACAATTTCAAAAATCTGATTTTCAGGAATTTGACTTAATCTTAGCAATGGATCAAGATAACTATCAAGATATTCTCTCCCTTGATCCTACTGGACAATATCACCATAAAGTGCATTTGATGTGTGAATTTTGTTCTCAACACACCCTCAAAGAAGTGCCTGACCCCTACTATGGCGGCACAGAGGGATTTAATCAAGTAATTGATTTACTGCTTGATGCCTGTGATGGTCTTTTGCAACATATTGTTAGTAAGCCCTAA
- a CDS encoding GAF domain-containing sensor histidine kinase, whose product MVEPDNKLLVPRDGWAAQDTREQQRLKALSELGLRQPETIPVFEEATQTAAHFLEAPISVLGFIDQERHWFKSAVGLSRLGLMNSLAQSRQLLRGESFCTQVVDTLQTIVINDTQNVTDTLLLNSKLVQEYGIRAYLGAPLIDATGNCLGALAVMDLLPRNFTHRDVEFLQIIARWSMSEFERNRLLFLGKTEKLPSNNASSLALTEEKSAVSKAAFTSLEKEPHETKQIKLELLAQLTQELRTPLTSVLGMASVLGREIYGPLTNKQREYVDIIQHSGRYLLSLVNEITELGAMDENATTINLAPVDIEMLCQQAINTLEEVANRRDQDIRLSIEPGRGRIWPLDKDKVRQILYHLIFSVIQMSATGSIVRIHVSYKENTLNITVWASHPWLGDGITEVDPYFRLNSLSLMELTGEAAPYGLHLDNHEEMTSLPVTLEKLQTLESDRNDILGTDSQEDVIPGKSNLSRESLGLLLSRQLAELHGGQIAIQGSPQSGHRYVLTVPLQMTSSAENNDIA is encoded by the coding sequence ATGGTAGAGCCGGATAACAAATTATTAGTCCCTAGAGATGGTTGGGCTGCTCAAGACACAAGAGAACAGCAACGTCTCAAAGCATTGTCAGAATTAGGTTTAAGACAACCAGAAACCATACCAGTTTTTGAAGAAGCCACTCAAACGGCAGCACATTTTTTAGAAGCACCAATTTCCGTTTTAGGATTTATAGATCAAGAACGTCATTGGTTCAAATCTGCCGTCGGCTTATCCAGACTAGGTTTAATGAATAGCTTGGCGCAGAGTCGTCAGTTGTTGCGGGGCGAGTCTTTTTGTACTCAGGTGGTAGACACCCTGCAAACTATTGTAATTAATGATACGCAAAATGTTACGGATACTTTACTGTTAAACAGCAAGTTAGTGCAAGAATATGGTATCCGTGCTTATCTGGGCGCGCCATTGATTGATGCTACAGGCAATTGCTTGGGTGCATTAGCGGTCATGGATCTATTGCCCCGTAATTTTACGCATCGTGACGTTGAATTTTTACAGATTATTGCTCGTTGGAGCATGAGTGAATTTGAGCGTAACCGACTGCTGTTTTTGGGAAAAACAGAAAAGTTACCCTCAAATAATGCCAGTTCCTTGGCACTGACTGAAGAGAAGAGCGCAGTATCAAAAGCTGCATTTACTAGTTTAGAAAAAGAACCTCACGAAACTAAGCAGATAAAATTAGAACTTTTAGCCCAATTAACCCAAGAATTACGCACGCCTTTGACATCTGTATTAGGCATGGCTAGCGTTTTAGGGCGAGAGATTTACGGGCCTTTAACCAATAAACAAAGAGAATACGTAGATATCATTCAGCACAGTGGTCGTTACTTACTGTCTTTAGTGAATGAAATTACCGAACTAGGAGCGATGGATGAAAACGCTACTACCATCAATTTAGCTCCTGTAGATATAGAAATGCTGTGTCAACAGGCGATTAATACTTTAGAAGAAGTAGCTAATCGTCGTGATCAAGATATCCGTTTGTCAATCGAACCAGGACGCGGACGGATTTGGCCTTTAGACAAAGATAAAGTCCGGCAAATATTATATCACCTGATTTTTAGTGTGATTCAAATGTCTGCTACTGGGAGTATTGTTCGTATTCATGTGTCTTACAAAGAAAATACGCTCAATATTACTGTATGGGCTTCTCATCCCTGGCTAGGGGATGGGATTACGGAAGTTGATCCTTATTTCCGCCTCAATTCCCTGTCTCTGATGGAGTTGACTGGCGAAGCCGCACCCTATGGTCTGCATTTAGACAACCATGAGGAAATGACTAGTTTACCTGTGACACTGGAGAAATTGCAAACCCTAGAGAGCGATCGCAATGATATTTTGGGTACTGATTCCCAGGAGGATGTCATCCCAGGAAAAAGTAATTTATCGCGGGAAAGTTTAGGTTTATTACTGAGTCGCCAGTTAGCAGAATTACACGGTGGACAAATTGCCATCCAAGGCTCACCCCAATCGGGGCATCGTTATGTACTAACTGTACCCTTGCAAATGACTAGTTCTGCGGAAAACAACGACATTGCCTAA
- a CDS encoding WGxxGxxG family protein → MKRDFTAVVGAGFLTLSMAILPLSLPAQAQVNTTDPRVDNAPRTTTYNDRNDFDWGWLGLIGLLGLAGLAGRKQHDEPTRYRDPNAPGATSYRE, encoded by the coding sequence ATGAAACGTGATTTTACCGCAGTTGTTGGGGCTGGCTTTTTAACCCTCAGTATGGCTATTTTGCCTTTAAGTCTACCTGCTCAAGCCCAAGTTAATACTACTGATCCAAGAGTGGATAATGCTCCCAGAACCACAACTTACAATGACCGTAACGATTTCGATTGGGGTTGGTTGGGTTTAATCGGTCTGTTGGGTTTAGCTGGGTTAGCAGGAAGAAAACAGCACGATGAGCCAACTCGCTATCGTGATCCTAATGCTCCTGGAGCTACTAGCTATAGAGAATGA
- a CDS encoding YbaB/EbfC family nucleoid-associated protein, with product MTGKGQGFGFGLGKMKELAEAFKKAQQVQEGAKRLQEELEQMEIIGEAGGGLVKVIVSGNQEPKRVEISPAALEQGSDILSDLVTAAMKNAYEKSTATMRERMEELTSGLELPGF from the coding sequence ATGACAGGAAAAGGACAAGGATTTGGCTTCGGCTTAGGCAAAATGAAAGAACTAGCCGAAGCGTTTAAAAAAGCACAGCAAGTTCAAGAAGGTGCAAAGCGACTCCAGGAAGAATTGGAGCAAATGGAAATCATTGGAGAAGCTGGTGGTGGACTTGTTAAAGTGATTGTCAGTGGAAATCAGGAACCCAAGCGCGTAGAAATTTCTCCCGCCGCTTTAGAACAAGGCTCAGACATCCTCTCTGACTTGGTAACAGCAGCTATGAAAAATGCCTATGAAAAATCCACCGCTACCATGCGCGAACGGATGGAAGAATTGACAAGTGGACTAGAGTTGCCTGGGTTTTAG
- the murC gene encoding UDP-N-acetylmuramate--L-alanine ligase — MNNSVDFGGRPFHFIGIGGIGMSALAYVLAKRQLPVSGSDVRPNHITRKLEAIGTHIFSRQEASNLEFFHTKQGVNEVDCNSPTQVPAISSNLPQVICSTAINANNLEYKAALELGCPIWHRSDVLAALIAEHHSIAVAGTHGKTTTSSMIGYMLLEAGLDPTIIVGGEVKAWEGNARLGQSRYLVAEADESDGSLVKHAPEIGIITNIELDHPDHYETLEEVVDTFEQFAQGCQTLVGSIDCVTVRELLRDRLKPTISYSLNPETNADYTVTNIDYHANGTTALVWEKGKALGLLTLRLLGRHNLSNALAAVAVGRVLGLEFGAIAKGIAAFEGARRRFEFRGEVDGITFIDDYAHHPSEIRATLAAARLQARPGQRVVAIFQPHRYSRTLTFLEEFAESFSHADLVVLTDIYSAGEPNLGQISGEQLAEAVAKEHSQVIYQPTLPAVTEYLLQNLRPGDLALFLGAGNLNQAIPEIITTLCEPATATS, encoded by the coding sequence ATGAATAATTCTGTAGATTTTGGTGGTAGACCATTTCATTTTATTGGTATTGGTGGCATAGGTATGTCTGCCTTGGCATACGTTCTCGCAAAACGCCAATTGCCAGTATCAGGTTCGGATGTACGTCCAAATCATATTACACGTAAGCTAGAAGCTATCGGGACGCATATTTTCAGTAGACAAGAAGCAAGTAATCTGGAATTCTTCCACACCAAACAAGGTGTTAATGAAGTAGATTGCAACTCACCAACACAAGTTCCTGCTATTAGCTCAAATCTACCTCAAGTTATATGCTCGACCGCAATTAATGCTAACAATTTAGAGTATAAAGCTGCTCTAGAATTGGGTTGTCCCATATGGCATCGTTCAGATGTACTAGCTGCATTGATTGCTGAACACCACAGCATTGCTGTTGCAGGGACTCACGGCAAGACGACAACCAGCAGCATGATTGGCTATATGTTATTGGAAGCTGGTTTAGATCCTACTATTATTGTAGGTGGTGAAGTCAAAGCTTGGGAAGGCAATGCTCGCTTGGGGCAGAGTCGTTATCTGGTGGCAGAAGCAGATGAATCTGATGGCTCACTAGTGAAACATGCTCCAGAAATCGGCATTATTACTAATATTGAATTAGATCATCCTGACCACTACGAAACTTTAGAAGAAGTTGTCGATACCTTCGAGCAATTTGCCCAGGGTTGTCAAACTTTAGTGGGTAGCATTGATTGTGTGACAGTACGCGAGTTACTACGCGATCGCTTAAAACCCACAATCAGTTACAGTCTCAATCCCGAAACCAACGCAGACTACACCGTGACGAACATTGACTATCATGCCAATGGCACCACAGCTTTAGTCTGGGAAAAAGGTAAGGCCTTGGGATTGTTGACTCTGCGTTTACTAGGTCGTCATAACCTCAGTAATGCTCTAGCAGCAGTAGCTGTAGGAAGGGTTTTAGGTTTAGAATTTGGTGCGATCGCCAAAGGTATCGCCGCTTTTGAAGGTGCTAGACGACGTTTTGAGTTTCGTGGCGAAGTCGATGGAATTACTTTTATTGATGACTACGCCCATCATCCTAGCGAAATCCGCGCTACCCTAGCCGCAGCCAGATTACAAGCTAGACCTGGGCAAAGAGTCGTAGCTATATTCCAACCCCATCGCTACAGTCGGACATTAACATTTTTAGAGGAATTTGCTGAGTCTTTCAGCCACGCTGATTTGGTGGTACTGACTGATATTTACAGTGCAGGCGAACCAAACTTGGGTCAAATCAGTGGAGAACAGCTAGCAGAAGCCGTAGCTAAAGAACATTCCCAGGTAATTTATCAACCAACTTTACCTGCGGTAACTGAATATCTCCTACAAAACCTTCGTCCTGGAGATTTAGCCCTATTTTTAGGGGCAGGTAACTTAAATCAAGCAATTCCTGAAATCATCACTACACTTTGCGAACCTGCTACAGCTACTTCGTAA
- a CDS encoding response regulator transcription factor has translation MPLTILVVDDDLGTRLSISDYLELSGYSVIMANDGQEALAMVEDYQPDLIVTDIVMPRMNGYELVRRVRQKPQFRLLPVILLTARTKTQERILGYQSGCDLYLPKPFELEELAAAIRNLLERSQIIQSEYRFPPKESLAGSDSTKVIEANTPILSQLDSSHLLSSLTLREQEVLELLTHGLSNAEMGVQLHLSPRTVEKYVSSLLRKTDTSNRAELVRFAIKHGLVE, from the coding sequence ATGCCCTTGACGATTCTTGTTGTGGATGACGATTTGGGCACTCGTCTATCTATTAGTGATTATCTTGAACTGTCTGGCTATTCGGTAATTATGGCTAATGACGGTCAAGAAGCTTTGGCAATGGTAGAAGATTATCAGCCTGATTTAATTGTCACTGATATAGTCATGCCACGCATGAATGGTTATGAATTGGTACGTCGGGTACGCCAAAAACCGCAGTTCCGTTTATTACCTGTAATTCTATTAACAGCCCGTACTAAAACTCAGGAGAGAATTCTGGGTTATCAGTCTGGATGTGATTTATATTTGCCCAAGCCTTTTGAGTTAGAAGAGTTAGCCGCAGCTATTCGCAATTTATTGGAGCGATCGCAAATTATCCAATCTGAGTATCGCTTCCCGCCCAAAGAAAGTTTAGCTGGTTCCGACTCTACTAAAGTCATAGAAGCGAATACTCCTATTCTCAGTCAGCTAGACAGTTCTCACTTGCTTTCATCGTTGACTCTTAGAGAACAGGAAGTATTGGAACTTTTAACCCACGGTCTTTCTAACGCTGAGATGGGAGTGCAACTACATTTGAGTCCCAGAACTGTGGAAAAATACGTCAGTAGTCTATTGAGAAAAACCGACACCAGCAACCGGGCTGAACTTGTGCGCTTTGCCATCAAACACGGACTGGTGGAATAG
- a CDS encoding type I glyceraldehyde-3-phosphate dehydrogenase has protein sequence MIRVAINGFGRIGRNFARCWLGRENSNIDLVAVNDTSDPRTNAHLLKYDSMLGKLKNVDITADDNSIIVNGKTIKCVSDRNPENLPWKEWEIDLIIEATGVFTSKEGALKHVNAGAKKVLITAPGKNEDGTFVIGVNHHDYDHNQHHVISNASCTTNCLAPIAKVLHDKFGIIKGTMTTTHSYTGDQRLLDASHRDVRRARAAAINIVPTSTGAAKAVALVIPELKGKLNGVALRVPTPNVSMVDFVVQVEKRTITEEVNQALKDAAEGPLKGILDYSELPLVSSDYQGADASSIVDASLTLVMGSDLVKVMAWYDNEWGYSQRVLDLAELVAEKWV, from the coding sequence GTGATTAGAGTCGCTATCAACGGTTTCGGGCGTATAGGACGTAACTTTGCACGTTGCTGGCTAGGTCGGGAAAATAGCAATATCGATTTAGTAGCTGTTAATGACACATCAGATCCTAGAACTAATGCTCACCTCCTGAAGTATGATTCCATGCTTGGGAAGTTAAAGAATGTTGACATTACTGCCGATGACAACTCTATCATCGTTAACGGTAAGACCATTAAATGCGTATCTGATCGCAATCCAGAAAACTTGCCCTGGAAAGAGTGGGAAATTGACCTCATTATCGAGGCAACAGGCGTATTTACCAGCAAAGAAGGTGCTTTAAAGCACGTTAATGCTGGAGCGAAGAAAGTTCTGATTACTGCCCCCGGTAAAAACGAAGACGGTACCTTCGTAATTGGTGTAAACCATCACGATTATGACCATAACCAGCACCACGTTATCAGTAATGCCAGCTGTACAACCAACTGTTTAGCTCCCATTGCCAAGGTGTTGCATGATAAATTCGGGATTATCAAAGGTACGATGACCACCACCCACAGCTACACAGGTGATCAGCGTTTATTAGATGCTTCTCACCGCGATGTACGCCGTGCTAGAGCAGCCGCCATCAACATTGTCCCCACCTCTACCGGTGCGGCAAAGGCTGTGGCTTTAGTAATTCCAGAGCTTAAAGGTAAGCTAAATGGTGTTGCTTTACGCGTACCGACCCCAAACGTCTCAATGGTAGATTTCGTAGTTCAGGTTGAGAAGCGTACTATTACTGAAGAAGTTAACCAAGCCCTCAAAGATGCGGCTGAAGGGCCACTCAAAGGCATTTTAGACTACAGTGAACTACCTCTGGTCTCTTCTGATTATCAAGGTGCGGACGCTTCTTCTATTGTGGATGCTAGCCTAACTCTAGTTATGGGTAGTGACTTAGTAAAAGTCATGGCTTGGTATGACAACGAGTGGGGTTACAGCCAACGCGTTTTAGATTTGGCTGAATTAGTCGCTGAAAAATGGGTCTAA
- the nadD gene encoding nicotinate (nicotinamide) nucleotide adenylyltransferase yields the protein MQQLAIFGGTFDPIHWGHLLIAETALHQTAIEKVIWTPSFHPPHKTAALFEHRLAMLQIATKDNSAFTVSQIEAKSRGNSYAIDTLINLSACYPNTRWYWIVGLDTFQTLPRWYRGQEIAQMCNWLIAPRFLSGENIPQSELICKQVKQQLQKQSVTIHWQLLHTPLVGISSSLIRQFCREGKSIRYLVPEEVRSYMTFHGLYTRSI from the coding sequence ATGCAACAACTAGCAATTTTTGGTGGCACATTTGATCCGATTCATTGGGGACACCTGCTAATAGCCGAGACAGCTTTGCATCAAACAGCGATCGAAAAAGTCATTTGGACTCCTAGCTTCCATCCTCCTCACAAAACAGCAGCTTTGTTTGAGCATCGGTTAGCAATGCTGCAAATAGCTACAAAAGATAACTCAGCGTTTACGGTTTCACAGATAGAGGCAAAAAGCCGAGGCAATTCCTATGCCATAGACACTTTGATTAATTTATCTGCTTGTTATCCCAACACGCGCTGGTACTGGATTGTGGGCTTGGATACCTTCCAAACATTACCGCGTTGGTATCGTGGACAAGAAATAGCACAAATGTGTAATTGGTTAATCGCACCTAGATTCCTAAGTGGTGAGAATATACCTCAAAGTGAGTTAATCTGCAAGCAGGTAAAGCAACAACTTCAAAAACAGTCGGTTACTATTCACTGGCAACTCTTGCATACACCCTTAGTAGGAATTTCGTCAAGCTTAATTCGCCAATTTTGTCGAGAAGGTAAATCTATTCGCTACCTAGTTCCAGAAGAGGTTAGATCCTACATGACTTTTCACGGACTCTACACGAGATCAATCTGA